In Marinilabiliales bacterium, a genomic segment contains:
- a CDS encoding type IX secretion system membrane protein PorP/SprF, translating to MKGLMNMKRFLLIAVIIVAASFASTAQQLPLYSQYMMNSFLLNPAVAGNDGLTSFNLTAREQWLGFENAPRTVAISGQSRLLRNSPISRGRSVRHRPTMMSRGGNVGVGGYIFNDRNGIIDRTGFQGTYAYHIWMDRHQLSFGISLTGYQLKLDDRYAILNEIDDPLLLNSRKALFVPDVNLGIYYSSPTYYAGFSTAQLLQSALKFGNDGFKDYKMLRHYYFMGGYGFFLYNGITIEPSVLVQATFESPVQVDINTRVYFRDDYWGGISYRTSGALIMMGGVKVDRFYFGYAFDYTLSSIRKHSFGSHEFMVSVKFGDTARRYRWLNRY from the coding sequence ATGAAGGGTTTGATGAACATGAAGAGATTTTTACTGATCGCAGTGATCATTGTTGCTGCATCATTTGCATCGACTGCACAGCAGTTGCCGTTGTATTCGCAGTACATGATGAACAGCTTTCTGCTTAATCCGGCAGTTGCAGGTAATGACGGACTAACATCATTTAACCTGACTGCCAGGGAACAGTGGCTCGGTTTTGAGAATGCTCCGCGTACGGTTGCCATCAGCGGACAGTCCAGGTTACTCCGGAACAGTCCCATATCCCGTGGCCGTTCGGTAAGGCACCGTCCCACCATGATGAGCCGCGGCGGAAATGTTGGCGTTGGCGGATATATATTCAACGACCGTAACGGTATAATTGACCGGACAGGGTTCCAGGGCACTTATGCCTATCACATATGGATGGACCGCCACCAGTTGTCTTTCGGCATATCCCTAACAGGCTACCAGCTCAAGCTGGATGACAGGTATGCCATCCTGAATGAGATAGACGATCCGCTGCTGCTAAACAGCCGTAAAGCGCTTTTTGTTCCCGATGTCAATCTCGGCATTTATTACAGCAGTCCCACCTATTATGCCGGGTTCTCGACCGCACAGCTGTTGCAGTCCGCCCTCAAGTTCGGGAATGACGGCTTTAAGGACTACAAGATGCTCAGGCACTATTACTTTATGGGCGGCTATGGTTTCTTCCTCTATAACGGGATCACCATCGAACCTTCAGTCCTTGTACAGGCAACCTTCGAAAGCCCGGTACAGGTGGATATTAACACAAGGGTGTATTTCAGGGACGATTACTGGGGAGGTATATCATACCGCACATCAGGCGCGCTGATAATGATGGGAGGAGTTAAGGTTGACCGGTTCTATTTTGGTTATGCATTCGACTATACCCTGAGCAGTATCCGTAAGCACAGTTTCGGCTCGCATGAGTTCATGGTGAGTGTGAAATTCGGAGATACTGCAAGGCGCTACCGCTGGCTGAACAGGTATTGA
- a CDS encoding 4Fe-4S dicluster domain-containing protein — translation MENKITKRIGVVYFSPTNTTKEICKAIAFGMGAKDPIEFNITNPDFRTKLASNQNAIFENIDHIIFGAPVYSGKLPLQVIECLKSISGNEKKCTAVVVYGNRDYGFALYQMVKMLSNNNFNVLAAGTFIGQHSYSDIVPVAIGRPDKTDLEKAYDFGSESLTASSYLSPEDIPVQRDMISKSENYTSIQPVFKSEKCIQCGVCSERCPMNIISPETGNWLNQEAKKQCIGCMACVSDCKDNARFMRANLLMRLMLKYVLRKAAVERLEPLTIFN, via the coding sequence ATGGAAAATAAAATAACAAAACGTATTGGGGTTGTTTACTTCTCACCTACCAATACAACAAAGGAAATTTGTAAGGCTATTGCCTTTGGTATGGGAGCAAAAGACCCGATAGAATTCAATATAACAAACCCGGATTTCCGAACAAAGTTAGCTTCCAATCAAAATGCGATTTTTGAGAATATTGATCACATAATTTTTGGAGCTCCTGTTTATTCAGGTAAGTTGCCGCTTCAGGTAATAGAGTGTTTAAAAAGCATAAGTGGAAATGAAAAAAAATGTACAGCGGTTGTCGTATACGGTAACAGGGATTATGGATTTGCGCTTTACCAAATGGTCAAAATGCTTTCCAATAATAATTTTAATGTTCTTGCCGCGGGCACATTTATTGGACAGCATTCATACTCTGATATAGTACCTGTAGCTATCGGGAGGCCAGATAAAACTGATTTGGAAAAGGCATATGATTTTGGTTCAGAAAGTCTGACTGCATCCAGCTATTTATCGCCTGAAGATATTCCGGTTCAACGGGATATGATTTCTAAGTCTGAAAATTACACTTCAATACAACCAGTTTTCAAATCAGAAAAGTGTATCCAGTGTGGAGTGTGTTCAGAACGATGTCCTATGAATATTATTTCGCCTGAAACGGGTAATTGGTTAAACCAGGAAGCAAAGAAACAGTGTATCGGATGTATGGCATGTGTTTCGGACTGTAAGGATAACGCCAGATTTATGAGGGCTAATTTACTTATGAGATTAATGCTGAAATATGTACTTAGAAAAGCGGCTGTTGAACGGCTGGAACCACTTACTATTTTTAATT
- a CDS encoding gliding motility-associated C-terminal domain-containing protein: MFQKTLISVLTAFFVGVAAHGQVLHSVHAGASGVRYGVDETPGSIYEWFVEDGGVISEYFNDQIEVDWGLQGGIYEIKVVETNIYGCIGDTVRAFVEVTDRFDFDPFPPVVEICEGEIYVFDAGEGFVSYLWNDDSDFITRTFATGEAGTYWVQVVDENGLIGTDTVELVVHPLPFVDLGPDTSLLISENILLDGGDDGFIYDWSTGDITQTVRIYGTDAPITVSVEVTTMEGCSASDTIFIDLDEEIRLVIPTIFTPNDDGVNDTWIITDNDGQELFVNYPKAVVEVFNRWGEIVFRSEPGYPTPWNGTYRGRPLQMDSYHYVITLNEPGARDITGNITIVR, from the coding sequence TTGTTCCAAAAAACTCTCATATCGGTTTTGACCGCCTTTTTTGTCGGAGTGGCCGCGCATGGACAGGTGTTACACTCTGTCCATGCCGGTGCTTCCGGTGTGCGGTACGGGGTTGATGAGACCCCCGGTTCGATCTATGAGTGGTTTGTTGAGGATGGCGGGGTAATATCCGAATATTTCAACGACCAGATCGAGGTGGACTGGGGTCTTCAGGGAGGGATATATGAGATAAAGGTTGTGGAAACGAACATTTACGGATGTATAGGCGATACTGTAAGGGCCTTTGTGGAGGTAACCGACAGGTTTGATTTCGACCCCTTCCCGCCTGTGGTTGAGATATGCGAGGGTGAGATTTACGTCTTTGATGCGGGCGAAGGATTTGTCTCCTACCTGTGGAACGACGACAGTGATTTTATTACACGCACATTTGCCACCGGTGAGGCTGGTACCTACTGGGTGCAGGTTGTCGATGAAAACGGGCTGATCGGAACCGATACCGTCGAACTGGTTGTTCACCCGCTGCCTTTTGTTGACCTGGGGCCTGATACATCTCTGCTTATCAGCGAAAACATATTGCTCGATGGAGGAGACGATGGCTTTATCTATGACTGGTCAACGGGCGATATCACCCAGACAGTCCGCATCTACGGTACAGACGCCCCGATTACTGTATCGGTTGAAGTTACCACGATGGAGGGCTGCAGTGCCTCCGACACCATATTCATTGATCTTGACGAAGAAATCAGGCTTGTCATTCCGACCATCTTCACTCCCAATGATGACGGTGTTAATGATACCTGGATAATTACCGATAATGACGGGCAGGAACTGTTTGTAAATTACCCGAAGGCCGTGGTCGAGGTATTCAACCGCTGGGGTGAGATAGTATTCCGCTCTGAGCCTGGTTACCCGACCCCATGGAACGGCACATACCGCGGCAGACCGTTGCAGATGGATTCATACCATTACGTCATAACGCTCAACGAGCCCGGCGCAAGAGATATAACCGGCAACATAACAATTGTAAGATGA
- the buk gene encoding butyrate kinase: MQKSLLILVINPRHDFTKIGIYENTKLLYLKRILHKQEKLDKYDKLSDQVPFRTECILEELKQNDMPFDRFAAIVGRGGLIKPLSSGVYEVNKKMLDDLYNTEYSEDVVNLGGMLAYEVKKQMPAAKAVIADPVVVDELDDIARIAGHPNFERKSIFHALMQKWVARKFAKSQVKPYEQLRLIVAHLGSGITVGAHLNGKVIDVNQGHDGEGPFAPLRSGTLPAGDLVRLCYSGKYTKEEVLRMLTGKGGLFAWFGTMSTIEIEQMAMSGNKKANLVLNAMAYQVAKHIGGMYAVFEGNVDAILISGEIANSKYFTDMILKRVRDIAPVHLFPGSDEIEALGMNGLMALKGEVEIKEY, translated from the coding sequence ATGCAGAAATCTCTTCTTATACTGGTGATCAACCCCCGGCACGATTTTACCAAGATCGGCATTTACGAAAACACCAAGCTACTCTACCTCAAACGCATACTTCACAAGCAGGAAAAGCTTGACAAGTACGACAAACTCAGTGACCAGGTCCCTTTCAGGACGGAGTGCATACTCGAAGAGCTCAAGCAGAATGATATGCCGTTCGACCGGTTTGCTGCCATCGTGGGGCGAGGGGGACTGATAAAGCCGCTCAGCTCTGGAGTATACGAGGTTAACAAAAAGATGCTCGACGACCTGTATAATACGGAGTACAGCGAAGATGTGGTGAACCTGGGCGGCATGCTTGCCTATGAGGTGAAAAAGCAGATGCCGGCCGCAAAGGCGGTTATTGCCGATCCGGTTGTTGTTGACGAGCTTGATGATATAGCGCGGATTGCCGGTCACCCGAATTTTGAGCGCAAATCAATATTCCATGCCCTCATGCAGAAATGGGTAGCCAGGAAGTTTGCCAAATCGCAGGTCAAACCCTATGAGCAACTGCGGTTGATTGTCGCTCACCTGGGCAGCGGCATTACCGTAGGAGCCCACCTTAACGGAAAGGTGATCGACGTTAACCAGGGCCATGACGGCGAAGGGCCGTTTGCCCCTTTGAGGAGCGGGACACTGCCGGCCGGAGACCTTGTAAGGCTTTGCTATAGCGGAAAGTATACAAAAGAGGAGGTGCTCAGAATGCTAACAGGGAAAGGTGGACTGTTTGCCTGGTTCGGGACAATGAGTACAATTGAAATAGAGCAGATGGCAATGAGCGGAAACAAAAAGGCCAACCTGGTGCTCAATGCCATGGCCTACCAGGTAGCAAAACATATCGGGGGAATGTATGCTGTTTTTGAAGGAAACGTTGATGCAATACTTATTTCGGGCGAAATAGCGAACAGTAAATACTTTACCGACATGATACTCAAGAGGGTAAGGGACATTGCTCCCGTCCACCTGTTCCCCGGATCGGACGAGATTGAGGCCCTGGGTATGAACGGCCTGATGGCCCTCAAGGGGGAAGTTGAGATCAAGGAATACTGA
- a CDS encoding type IX secretion system membrane protein PorP/SprF — protein sequence MVRQLLIAILVLLPSGALAQQMPMYSQYMMNRFLLNPAVAGYDGLTTINLTAREQWMGLPYSPRTVALSLDARLIKAPPRRPGLPDRRPLTNLFRSGNVGLGGYIYNDRSGLIDRTGIQFSYAYHIWMREHQLSFGISATGFQMKIDERRMELEQDYDPLMGAYGKGLFVPDVNAGVHLWGPTYYIGLSSTQMLQSVLKFGNDGLRDFRMERVFYLMAGYTIELQNNAIVEPLIMAQSTFTSSYKIDVGSKFYYGDQYWGGLTYRSVGAVVFMVGFRFERLHFGYAYDYALNSMSHQNFGSHELMINFRFGDTQRRYRWLERY from the coding sequence ATGGTACGGCAGTTATTAATTGCAATATTGGTCTTGCTGCCTTCCGGAGCACTGGCACAGCAGATGCCCATGTACAGTCAGTACATGATGAACCGCTTTTTGCTTAATCCTGCCGTTGCCGGTTATGACGGACTAACCACTATAAACCTTACCGCCCGCGAACAGTGGATGGGATTGCCCTATTCTCCGAGAACAGTTGCTCTGAGCCTCGACGCCAGGCTTATCAAGGCACCTCCGCGCCGCCCCGGCCTGCCTGACAGAAGGCCTCTTACAAATCTTTTCAGGAGTGGGAATGTTGGTCTTGGAGGCTATATATACAATGACCGTAGCGGACTTATTGACAGGACCGGGATACAGTTCAGCTATGCCTACCATATATGGATGAGGGAGCACCAGTTGTCATTCGGGATATCGGCAACGGGATTCCAGATGAAGATTGATGAGAGGAGGATGGAGCTTGAGCAGGACTATGACCCTTTGATGGGCGCCTATGGTAAGGGACTTTTTGTGCCGGATGTAAATGCCGGGGTTCACCTTTGGGGGCCAACCTATTATATTGGGTTATCATCCACCCAGATGCTTCAGTCGGTTCTCAAGTTCGGAAATGACGGTCTGCGAGATTTCAGGATGGAGAGGGTTTTCTATCTGATGGCAGGGTATACCATAGAACTTCAAAACAACGCGATCGTTGAACCTCTGATCATGGCGCAGTCAACATTCACATCTTCGTATAAGATTGATGTTGGTTCAAAGTTCTATTACGGCGACCAGTACTGGGGGGGACTCACATACCGGAGTGTAGGGGCCGTTGTCTTTATGGTCGGTTTCAGGTTTGAGCGGCTGCATTTCGGCTATGCTTATGACTACGCCCTGAACAGTATGAGTCACCAGAACTTCGGATCCCATGAACTGATGATCAATTTCAGGTTTGGCGATACCCAGAGGCGCTACCGCTGGCTTGAAAGGTACTGA